The Patescibacteria group bacterium genomic interval AGGAACAGCACGGAAAATGTCGTTCAAGAGACCGCGGGAAATCTGATCTATGCAAAAGACCACCGAGTGGGACTGTGTTTCGCTTTTTACCATGCGGGCTGGTACACCGGTCTTATGACCGAGGTTCCTTGCGAGAAGGTCGAACACCTTCTCGTCAACAAGTAATGTTCCAAGCAATCAGCGGGGTTTCGGGTTTTTGTCCGAGACCCTTTTTCTTTTATCTTAGAAAATGTTAAAATATAGCTATCAGCTATCAGCTATCAGCTATCAGCTATCAGCTATCAGCTACCAGCTATCAGCTACCAGCTACCAGCTACCAGCTACCAGCTACCAATTTTAACTATATGGGCTTTCTCAAAAAACTATTTGGTAAAAAGACCGCGGCGAAGGACTCTTGTGTTCCTTCAGAATATGCTACGGAAAAATATCACCGTACCGGAGTTAAGATGGATAAAAAAGGAAAAGAAGAAGTAGATATTGAGGAGATAAAGCAGACATTTTGACAGGAGACAGGAGACAGGAGACAGGAGACAGGAGATCTTATTACTTGTGTATTTTAATTCTGTATCCGGTATCCTGTATCCTGCATACTAAAAACAACGAGCCTTGATACCCGTTGTTTTTTATTTTTCTAAAATTGTTTGTTGTTGTTTACTCGGGAATATCCATTGATCCGGCGGTTTGTCCTAAAATCAGTATTATGTCACCTTTGGCAATATTTTTCACCCACGAAGGAATGGTCTGGGAAAGATTGGCTTGCATTTTTTGGGTGAGAAATTCAATAGTTTTGGGGTATTTGCCATCAGACAGGTCATAGATAACGTTTTTTTCATAATCACGGAAAGGCGCGTTACCGATTTCAACCACGTTATAGCCTGACGATTCGATGTATTTTTCTACCTTACCGGCGAGACCAGAAATAAATGTGCCATTGCGTATCTCAACTTTTGAGCCTTCAACGGTTTGTTTTGGTTCTTCTTTTATTGGTTCTTTTTTTACTTCCTCTGTTTTTTGAAGAGTGCTGCCGTCGTTGAAAATATTGGCGACTATGCCGCGTATTTCATCGTAATTACCGCCAGGTGGTTGAAGTAAAAACGCTCCATCTTCACCAATGACCGTTTCTAGCTGTCCGCCGGGACCTTCCACCAGACCTTTGTTAGTAACGTTATCTTTGTTTATGTTTTTTATTAACGAGGCAAGCCGCACCATTTCCCATATTTCCATATTAGTGGCGACATTGTCGCTGTATTGGCTATAAAGATTGCTGATTCGAAAAGGATTAACCAAGGTGGAGAAGGATAGCAGTTTTTCTTTGGCAGCTAACAAAACTTTTTGCTGGCGACGACTACGAGCAAAGTCAGAGCCTTCGCCGTTGTTGCCGTGACGGGAGCGGACGTATTGGAGAGCGGTTTTACTGTCCATCATCTGGCAGCCTTCTTGAAAAGAAACGGTTTGAGTTTTATAGTCTTCGGTAGGGTAAAGATTGTCGGTAAAAGCCTGATCAACGCATATTTTTACTCCATCCAGTTCGTCGATAAATTTTTCAAAACCATTAAAATCAACTCGAACATAGTATTGTATGGGCAGGTTAAAAACTTTAGAAATAGTTTCGACGGTCAGTTCCGCTCCTTTTCCTGGATTATTTATTTCACCATAAGCATTGGCATTGTTAATTTTTCGCCAGCCATATCCTGGTATGGGCATTACCAGATCGCGGGGGATAGATATTAATGCGACCTTTTTTTCTTTTGGTTTGAAACTGACCAGAATAATAGTATCGGTCAAATAGGGTCCGTCGTGTCCTTCTCCGCCAATACCCAGGAGTAAAAAATTTATTCTGTCATCTTCTTCTCCTTTTAGTTCTTTCTCACCGCTTAAAACCAAATGTTTTATTTGCGTCCAGACGCCGAGACTTTTTTGAGTGTTGTTTTCGTCGCTGCCAAACATTGATCTGGCGGCGGAAA includes:
- a CDS encoding LCP family protein; this encodes MSYPKIDFSKLSEEQKTYPLKEPTSDHRITIKTSARPKRKITKYVVIFLIAVMVISAARSMFGSDENNTQKSLGVWTQIKHLVLSGEKELKGEEDDRINFLLLGIGGEGHDGPYLTDTIILVSFKPKEKKVALISIPRDLVMPIPGYGWRKINNANAYGEINNPGKGAELTVETISKVFNLPIQYYVRVDFNGFEKFIDELDGVKICVDQAFTDNLYPTEDYKTQTVSFQEGCQMMDSKTALQYVRSRHGNNGEGSDFARSRRQQKVLLAAKEKLLSFSTLVNPFRISNLYSQYSDNVATNMEIWEMVRLASLIKNINKDNVTNKGLVEGPGGQLETVIGEDGAFLLQPPGGNYDEIRGIVANIFNDGSTLQKTEEVKKEPIKEEPKQTVEGSKVEIRNGTFISGLAGKVEKYIESSGYNVVEIGNAPFRDYEKNVIYDLSDGKYPKTIEFLTQKMQANLSQTIPSWVKNIAKGDIILILGQTAGSMDIPE